A stretch of Hoplias malabaricus isolate fHopMal1 chromosome 10, fHopMal1.hap1, whole genome shotgun sequence DNA encodes these proteins:
- the inhbaa gene encoding inhibin subunit beta Aa, whose product MTLLPALSGALLLLAHCCSISAMATSGSLPSDCPSCALSRLRRGGPDAVEEAEAQQDVVEAVKRHILSMLHLRARPNITHPVPRAALLNAIRKVHVGRVAQDGSVLIDEEPHSRQEAESAEQTEIITFAEAGEAPGLINFLISKEGDEMSLVEQANVWLFLRLPKGNRTRTNVAIRLLLQLPGSGEKLLAEKAVDTRRSGWHTFPVASSVQTLLEQGSNSALRLRVSCPLCAEARATPILVNPGAGEREQSHRPFLMAVVRRAEEQGPRRRRKRGLDCDGKVRVCCKRQFYVNFKDIGWNDWIIAPSGYHANYCEGECPSHIASIAGTSLSFHSTVINHYRMRGYSPFTSIKSCCVPTRLRAMSMLYYNEEQKIVKKDIQNMIVEECGCS is encoded by the exons ATGACACTTCTACCAGCCCTCAGCGGAGCACTGTTGCTCCTGGCACACTGTTGCTCCATCAGTGCCATGGCTACCTCAGGCTCTCTGCCCTCAGACTGCCCATCCTGCGCCCTGTCTCGGCTGCGAAGGGGTGGCCCAGACGCAGTGGAAGAGGCAGAAGCTCAGCAGGACGTGGTGGAAGCAGTGAAGAGGCACATCCTTAGTATGCTGCACCTGCGGGCTCGGCCCAACATCACCCACCCGGTGCCCCGTGCTGCCCTCCTCAACGCCATCCGCAAGGTGCATGTGGGCCGCGTGGCCCAGGACGGCAGTGTCCTCATCGACGAAGAGCCCCACAGCCGCCAGGAGGCTGAGAGCGCTGAGCAAACCGAGATCATCACCTTCGCAGAAGCTG GTGAAGCTCCAGGCCTGATAAATTTCCTCATTTCTAAGGAGGGGGACGAGATGTCTCTGGTGGAGCAAGCCAATGTGTGGCTCTTCCTGCGGCTCCCGAAGGGCAACCGCACTCGTACCAATGTGGCTATACGTCTCCTGCTGCAGTTGCCAGGATCTGGAGAGAAGCTGCTCGCTGAGAAAGCTGTAGACACAAGACGCAGTGGCTGGCACACCTTCCCTGTGGCATCTAGTGTCCAAACCTTGCTGGAGCAAGGTTCCAACAGTGCCCTGAGGCTCCGTGTCTCCTGTCCACTGTGTGCTGAGGCCCGTGCCACACCCATCCTGGTGAACCCAGGGGCTGGAGAGCGTGAGCAGTCACACAGACCCTTCCTCATGGCTGTGGTGCGTCGCGCAGAGGAGCAGGGCCCACGGAGGCGGCGCAAGAGGGGCCTAGATTGTGATGGAAAAGTCCGTGTGTGCTGCAAGAGGCAGTTTTACGTCAACTTCAAAGACATTGGCTGGAACGACTGGATCATTGCGCCCTCTGGTTACCACGCCAACTACTGTGAGGGTGAGTGTCCGAGTCACATCGCCAGCATTGCAGGCACATCGCTGTCCTTCCATTCCACAGTCATCAACCACTACCGCATGCGCGGCTACAGCCCCTTCACCAGCATCAAGTCATGCTGCGTGCCTACACGTCTCCGTGCCATGTCCATGCTCTATTATAATGAAGAGCAGAAGATCGTCAAGAAGGACATCCAGAACATGATTGTGGAGGAGTGTGGCTGCTCGTAA